The following coding sequences are from one Candidatus Nitrohelix vancouverensis window:
- a CDS encoding MOSC domain-containing protein: MITLLSVNVGKPKKVTFPNGRTFYTGFNKTPTSEPQYLDAPGLIGDGVADRRYHGGSDKAVCVYFADHFAFWKSVLGVALSPGSFGENFSISGMDETQLHIGDIYRVGDAELQCTEPRQPCVKLASALNSSTLVKTMRDTGYSGAYFSVLKPGQVRVGDSMELITADPEQFSISQVNQLLYHDKSNTASMQKLLAIPGVSTTLRRYFEGRLEKSL, encoded by the coding sequence ATGATTACCCTTCTTTCTGTTAATGTTGGCAAACCTAAAAAAGTCACTTTCCCAAACGGGAGAACGTTTTATACGGGCTTCAACAAGACCCCTACATCAGAACCGCAATATCTGGATGCGCCCGGTTTGATTGGCGACGGCGTGGCAGACCGCCGCTATCATGGAGGTTCCGATAAAGCGGTGTGCGTCTATTTTGCAGACCATTTTGCCTTTTGGAAATCGGTTCTTGGAGTTGCTCTGTCTCCCGGTTCCTTTGGTGAAAATTTCAGCATCTCTGGCATGGATGAAACGCAATTGCATATTGGCGATATCTATCGGGTGGGCGACGCCGAGTTGCAATGCACCGAGCCGCGCCAACCCTGCGTGAAGCTCGCTTCAGCGTTGAACTCCTCCACCCTGGTGAAAACAATGCGCGACACAGGTTACAGCGGGGCGTATTTCAGCGTGCTAAAGCCGGGACAGGTGCGAGTAGGAGATTCGATGGAATTAATAACAGCAGATCCTGAGCAATTTTCAATTTCCCAAGTCAATCAACTTCTGTATCATGACAAATCAAATACGGCGTCGATGCAAAAGCTTCTGGCCATCCCCGGAGTGTCGACAACCTTGCGGCGATATTTTGAAGGCCGTTTGGAAAAATCTCTTTAG
- the lpdA gene encoding dihydrolipoyl dehydrogenase: MISVDLLVIGGGPGGYHAAFDAADRGMKVALADENATLGGVCLNRGCIPSKALLHVAALIQETRRASEWGATYADPSIDLDKLRAWKDATVQRMAKGLDELARQRKVQTFQGRAKLTGASSAEIAGHGRVEFKHCLLATGSRPKSPSLFHPLGNLLMDSTSALALENIPQKLLVLGGGYIGLEMGTVYAALGSRVTVVEMQSALLPGVDSDLVRPLARNLASMFETIHLDTKVTSASIVNGEVQVGMQKGSEETLETFSKILVSVGREPNTQALGLEHTAVQLEEGGFIKTDSNGRTDEPGIFAIGDIVAGAMLAHKASHDAQRAINWIERGEAGKSSVIPAVVFTDPEIAWCGLSETDARRKGIAFHVSRFPWSASGRAQAMGRGEGLTKLILEPESNKILGMGVVGVNAGELIGEGVLAMNMGASAKDLAHAVHPHPTLSETISEAAFAGMGQAIHIYKRPRK; the protein is encoded by the coding sequence ATGATATCGGTGGATCTTTTAGTGATTGGCGGCGGGCCGGGCGGTTATCATGCGGCTTTCGACGCGGCGGACCGCGGCATGAAAGTGGCGTTGGCGGATGAGAATGCAACTCTGGGCGGCGTCTGTTTGAATCGCGGTTGCATTCCCTCCAAAGCCTTGTTGCATGTCGCGGCTTTGATTCAGGAAACGCGCAGAGCGTCTGAATGGGGGGCGACTTACGCCGACCCTTCCATTGATCTGGATAAATTGAGAGCGTGGAAGGATGCGACGGTGCAACGAATGGCGAAAGGGCTGGATGAACTGGCGCGTCAACGCAAGGTCCAGACCTTTCAAGGGAGAGCTAAATTGACAGGCGCTTCTTCAGCTGAGATCGCGGGGCACGGCAGGGTCGAATTCAAACACTGTTTGCTGGCGACCGGGTCTCGTCCTAAAAGTCCTTCATTGTTCCATCCACTCGGCAATTTGTTGATGGATTCGACCTCTGCCCTGGCTCTGGAGAACATCCCTCAAAAACTTCTGGTGCTTGGCGGCGGCTACATCGGATTGGAAATGGGGACAGTTTACGCCGCTCTGGGAAGTCGCGTGACGGTGGTGGAAATGCAGAGCGCCTTATTGCCTGGCGTGGACAGCGATCTGGTTCGCCCATTGGCGAGGAATCTGGCTTCGATGTTCGAAACAATTCATCTCGACACGAAAGTGACTTCGGCGTCAATTGTGAACGGCGAAGTTCAGGTCGGGATGCAGAAAGGCTCGGAAGAGACGCTGGAGACTTTCTCTAAGATTCTCGTTTCCGTCGGCAGGGAGCCAAACACGCAGGCGCTGGGGCTGGAGCACACAGCGGTTCAGCTCGAAGAAGGCGGTTTCATTAAAACCGATTCGAACGGTCGGACCGATGAACCTGGAATATTTGCGATCGGCGATATCGTTGCTGGCGCGATGCTGGCGCACAAAGCCTCGCATGACGCTCAACGGGCGATCAACTGGATTGAGCGGGGGGAAGCGGGCAAGTCATCGGTGATCCCCGCCGTGGTCTTCACCGACCCGGAGATCGCCTGGTGCGGGCTCTCTGAAACGGATGCGCGTCGCAAGGGCATCGCATTTCATGTTTCGCGATTTCCCTGGTCGGCTTCTGGAAGGGCGCAGGCGATGGGCCGGGGCGAGGGATTGACCAAGTTGATTCTGGAACCGGAGAGCAACAAAATTCTTGGAATGGGCGTCGTTGGCGTCAACGCAGGCGAGTTGATTGGTGAAGGCGTGCTGGCCATGAATATGGGAGCGTCCGCAAAAGATCTGGCGCATGCGGTTCACCCGCATCCCACGCTTTCAGAAACGATCTCCGAAGCGGCGTTTGCGGGCATGGGACAGGCAATACATATTTACAAGCGGCCTCGAAAATAA
- a CDS encoding BolA family transcriptional regulator → METTDLIDQILKEKLNADHVGIIDESHLHRGHKAAGGGGHYHVTVVSSQFENVNLIDQRRLVYSALDDQINGQPKLIHAIQIKTLTPEEWKSKN, encoded by the coding sequence ATGGAAACGACAGATTTGATCGATCAGATTTTGAAAGAAAAATTGAACGCCGACCACGTGGGCATCATCGACGAGAGCCATTTGCATCGCGGTCACAAAGCGGCTGGAGGCGGCGGGCATTACCATGTGACCGTGGTATCCAGTCAGTTTGAAAACGTCAATTTGATTGACCAACGCCGATTGGTTTATTCAGCGCTGGACGATCAGATCAACGGACAACCCAAGTTGATCCACGCCATTCAAATCAAGACCCTCACCCCGGAAGAATGGAAAAGCAAGAACTGA
- a CDS encoding c-type cytochrome: MQKAGLIVVVSLAIAGGVWVLFGVLGFADAARLGGVALTLVGMTYALLLAIPSGELKEKTFFQNIKFKIPGILVIGAIIWVVAGKAGFPIWWQIEFVAFAGVGLVYFIILDSKAMKEEQRHMDWIVRLLGTYAIASGIFITITAQLPQFDPAVEIAKLEKPPIKLSGLAGPEVIAAGRAVFQENKCFNCHKVFWEGNSDRGPNLGTKQIGLYSEEYIKEQVVNPRVLQSPGFEDPKSVKAMPTYYGEDLSEDEMHALVSYMKTLRDPEHAPVEGKLGEQWTWFDDPKIIEEGKKIFNGEGEGVAEGLNCAVCHGKDGIPMMTGALDFRDDSQPDTDKMPDQLKGVPLRDWPDSLWYKRVTRGVDGTPMAAWGSVFPHLILWKTEAYARTFHSPLESRTEKRPIPPVPTKEDIERWKTEGLFMDPLL, translated from the coding sequence ATGCAGAAAGCTGGCTTGATCGTAGTCGTTTCTTTGGCTATTGCCGGTGGAGTCTGGGTATTATTTGGAGTCTTGGGCTTCGCTGATGCCGCGCGTCTGGGCGGCGTTGCGCTGACATTGGTCGGGATGACATACGCTCTGCTTCTTGCGATCCCCAGCGGCGAATTAAAAGAGAAAACATTCTTTCAGAATATCAAATTCAAAATCCCTGGCATTCTTGTCATTGGAGCTATCATTTGGGTTGTTGCCGGTAAAGCCGGGTTCCCGATCTGGTGGCAGATTGAATTTGTCGCTTTTGCCGGTGTCGGGCTGGTCTATTTCATTATTCTCGATTCCAAAGCCATGAAGGAAGAGCAACGGCATATGGACTGGATCGTCCGTCTGCTCGGGACCTACGCCATCGCATCGGGTATATTCATTACAATCACAGCTCAATTGCCTCAGTTTGATCCAGCGGTGGAAATAGCCAAGCTGGAAAAACCCCCCATCAAACTGAGCGGTCTGGCTGGCCCTGAGGTCATCGCGGCTGGTCGCGCTGTTTTTCAGGAGAACAAATGTTTCAACTGTCATAAAGTATTCTGGGAAGGCAACTCGGATCGCGGCCCCAATTTGGGCACCAAGCAGATCGGGCTTTATTCTGAAGAATATATTAAAGAACAAGTCGTCAACCCTCGGGTATTGCAGTCCCCCGGTTTTGAGGATCCAAAATCCGTCAAGGCCATGCCGACCTATTACGGCGAAGATCTGAGCGAAGACGAAATGCACGCTCTGGTGTCCTACATGAAAACGCTTCGCGACCCTGAGCATGCGCCGGTTGAAGGCAAGCTGGGCGAACAATGGACCTGGTTTGACGATCCCAAAATCATTGAAGAAGGCAAAAAGATCTTCAATGGCGAAGGTGAAGGCGTCGCCGAAGGTCTCAACTGTGCGGTTTGTCATGGTAAGGACGGTATTCCCATGATGACCGGTGCCTTGGATTTCCGCGATGATTCCCAGCCCGACACCGACAAAATGCCGGATCAGTTGAAAGGCGTTCCCCTGAGAGATTGGCCGGACAGCTTATGGTACAAGCGGGTTACGCGCGGTGTGGACGGCACCCCAATGGCCGCATGGGGAAGCGTTTTCCCACATTTAATTTTGTGGAAAACCGAAGCCTACGCACGAACCTTCCATTCTCCTCTCGAATCCAGAACGGAGAAGCGACCGATTCCTCCCGTTCCCACGAAAGAGGATATCGAGCGATGGAAAACGGAAGGCCTCTTCATGGATCCGTTGCTATAA
- a CDS encoding lipid A biosynthesis protein, with the protein MTATLWLAVGFMGQALFGARFIIQWIVSEKKGESTIPIAFWYCSIGGSLVLLAYALHRADPVFIVGQSLGSVIYIRNLVLIDRKKKTLQKAGE; encoded by the coding sequence ATGACCGCAACCCTGTGGTTGGCTGTGGGATTTATGGGGCAAGCCCTGTTTGGAGCGCGCTTCATTATTCAATGGATTGTTTCAGAGAAAAAGGGAGAGAGCACCATTCCCATCGCTTTCTGGTATTGCAGTATTGGCGGAAGCCTCGTTTTGCTCGCCTATGCTTTACATCGAGCCGACCCGGTCTTCATTGTCGGTCAAAGTCTTGGCTCCGTAATCTATATAAGAAATCTGGTGCTCATCGACCGCAAGAAAAAGACCCTGCAAAAGGCCGGGGAATGA
- a CDS encoding glycosyltransferase family 2 protein, giving the protein MNASTEKTSNAIDLSVVIPLYNERENLVPLEEKLFSALSPLDLDYEIILIDDGSRDGSAYLVRQLQKSNPKIRLIRFGHNHGQTAAFAAGFEAARGDIIVTLDADLQNNPEDIPLLLEQMDKFDVACGWRHKRNDPWVRKVSSKIANAVRNYLSDESIADTGCSLKAFRRRCFDKVKLYKGLHRFFPTIMKMEGFTVTQVKVGHYPRIHGVSKYNISNRLWASLLDLLAIRWMKKRIINYDIIEED; this is encoded by the coding sequence ATGAACGCCTCGACCGAAAAAACGTCTAACGCAATCGACCTGTCCGTTGTGATTCCTCTTTATAATGAAAGAGAGAACCTCGTTCCTCTTGAGGAAAAACTGTTTTCCGCCCTGTCCCCTCTGGACCTCGATTACGAAATCATCCTGATCGACGACGGAAGTCGGGATGGAAGCGCCTACCTGGTCAGGCAATTACAGAAATCGAACCCAAAAATCCGCTTGATTCGTTTTGGCCACAATCATGGTCAGACCGCGGCCTTTGCCGCAGGATTCGAAGCGGCGCGCGGCGACATCATCGTCACGCTCGACGCCGATTTACAGAACAATCCCGAGGACATACCCCTCTTGCTCGAGCAAATGGACAAATTCGATGTCGCCTGCGGCTGGCGCCACAAACGCAACGATCCCTGGGTGCGCAAGGTCTCATCCAAAATCGCCAACGCTGTGCGCAATTACCTGAGCGACGAGTCCATCGCCGACACCGGCTGTTCCCTCAAAGCCTTTCGCCGTCGCTGTTTTGACAAGGTCAAACTCTACAAGGGCCTGCACCGCTTCTTTCCCACCATTATGAAAATGGAGGGATTTACAGTCACCCAGGTCAAAGTCGGACATTACCCGCGCATACACGGCGTATCCAAATACAATATCAGCAATCGTTTATGGGCGTCCCTGCTGGACCTTCTGGCAATCCGTTGGATGAAAAAACGAATCATTAACTACGATATAATAGAGGAGGATTGA
- the rlmN gene encoding 23S rRNA (adenine(2503)-C(2))-methyltransferase RlmN — MKTENLIGVSEKELEETFIALGEKPYRVGQTMNWVYHYGIYDFNEMTNLSKATRAQLANKFHISLPSIKEKTQSRDGTIKYLIQFEDGECIESVWMPSGDRKTLCVSSQVGCRLNCSFCMTATMGLKRNLSAGEIIGQIMAVNNDVGEEGKITNIVLMGMGEPLDNYDALVDAVRLMISPSALRLSTRKVTISTSGLVDKIKQFQEENLHINLAISLNATENATRDTLIPINKKYPIETLLECLRNYPLKPQRRMTFEYILLRGVNDSPEDARRLAKMLRGIPSKINLIPFNPFSPSSYQPPKEEETLAFQNYLIEQNYSVYIRKNRGADIMGACGQLAAHSQTATVSQTASVSQTATAPL; from the coding sequence ATGAAAACGGAAAATCTAATAGGCGTTTCAGAAAAAGAGCTTGAAGAAACTTTCATCGCTCTGGGAGAAAAGCCCTATCGCGTCGGGCAAACGATGAACTGGGTCTACCATTATGGAATCTATGATTTCAATGAAATGACCAATTTATCCAAAGCGACCCGGGCGCAACTGGCCAACAAGTTCCATATCAGCCTGCCCTCGATCAAGGAAAAGACGCAATCGCGAGACGGCACCATCAAATACCTCATTCAGTTTGAAGACGGGGAATGCATTGAAAGCGTCTGGATGCCCTCCGGCGACCGCAAGACCCTTTGCGTCTCCAGCCAGGTGGGATGTCGATTGAATTGCTCCTTCTGCATGACAGCGACGATGGGACTCAAACGCAATCTGAGCGCAGGGGAAATCATCGGTCAGATCATGGCCGTCAACAACGATGTCGGCGAGGAAGGCAAAATCACCAATATCGTTCTCATGGGCATGGGAGAACCGCTCGATAATTACGACGCGCTGGTCGACGCCGTCCGTCTGATGATCTCGCCTTCCGCCCTGCGCCTGTCCACCCGCAAAGTGACCATTTCCACCTCGGGTCTGGTCGACAAGATCAAGCAATTTCAGGAAGAAAATCTGCACATCAATCTGGCCATTTCCCTGAACGCGACCGAAAACGCCACCCGCGACACGCTGATCCCGATCAATAAGAAATACCCGATAGAAACCCTGCTCGAGTGTCTGCGCAATTATCCGCTCAAACCGCAACGGCGCATGACCTTTGAATACATCCTTCTGAGAGGCGTCAATGACAGCCCGGAGGATGCCAGAAGACTGGCGAAAATGTTGAGAGGGATTCCAAGCAAAATCAATCTGATACCCTTCAACCCCTTCTCCCCTTCCAGTTACCAACCTCCAAAGGAAGAAGAGACCCTGGCCTTTCAGAATTATTTAATCGAACAGAACTATTCCGTCTATATACGCAAAAATCGCGGCGCCGACATCATGGGCGCCTGCGGACAACTGGCCGCGCACTCGCAGACGGCGACCGTCTCGCAGACGGCGTCCGTCTCGCAGACCGCGACCGCGCCTCTTTAA
- a CDS encoding J domain-containing protein, translating into MTSIRAMSLKDCCDILQTDPSLSLDEIRKAYHLLARKYHPDHNPGNPEFEDRFKEISRAFQTLEKRFRDFKLLNVDVDIAQEPETYDSGFFAKFLENRPRLKQFVEQTVSLLNALETQVFLLDVIQEVAVDSRTAEQGGTIRIRKGKENYLVRIPPGAWNRMTLRISGKGESSLFRKRRGDLVMTLRIASEEATAAMDFYYEFPLSRSQLLEGRIHTLRTTDGMIKFTLPKHASDGQVFTLRGKKGKNISRQTRHVVTVRVQEDASSVEFNEDI; encoded by the coding sequence ATGACAAGCATACGAGCGATGAGCCTGAAGGATTGCTGTGATATTTTGCAGACCGATCCTTCGTTATCTCTGGATGAAATCCGCAAGGCTTATCACCTTCTTGCGCGTAAATACCATCCCGATCACAATCCTGGCAATCCGGAGTTTGAAGATCGTTTCAAGGAAATCAGCCGGGCTTTTCAAACCCTGGAGAAGCGATTCCGCGATTTTAAACTGCTCAATGTGGACGTCGACATCGCGCAAGAGCCAGAAACGTATGATTCTGGGTTCTTTGCAAAGTTTTTAGAAAATCGACCGCGCCTCAAACAATTTGTCGAACAGACCGTTTCTCTTTTGAATGCTTTGGAAACGCAAGTCTTCCTGCTCGATGTGATTCAAGAAGTCGCCGTGGATTCGAGAACGGCGGAGCAGGGCGGAACGATTCGAATTCGCAAGGGTAAAGAAAACTATCTGGTGCGCATCCCTCCCGGAGCCTGGAACCGCATGACCTTGAGAATCTCGGGGAAGGGCGAGTCCAGCCTGTTTCGCAAACGACGCGGCGATCTGGTCATGACCCTGCGAATCGCTTCTGAGGAGGCGACAGCGGCTATGGATTTCTACTATGAGTTTCCCCTGTCCCGTTCGCAATTGCTGGAAGGACGCATCCACACCCTGCGCACTACGGATGGAATGATTAAGTTCACGCTACCGAAGCATGCGAGCGACGGGCAGGTGTTCACCTTGCGCGGTAAAAAGGGGAAAAACATATCGAGGCAGACGCGGCATGTGGTGACAGTACGCGTACAGGAAGATGCCTCGTCAGTAGAATTTAACGAAGATATATAG
- the rdgB gene encoding RdgB/HAM1 family non-canonical purine NTP pyrophosphatase, whose amino-acid sequence MNWEAWFRQTVFVTGNLNKVKEAERILGASLKHATLEGIQEIQTASVQELIKDKAMQAHAKIGKPTLVEDSGLIFEAWNELPGALVKWFEVNVGCEGMLKMLDGFADRKARAVCCAAWYDGETMVVGTGEAAGSICNEIRGEGGFGWDVIFMPEGHDRTFAEMSAGEKDAISHRKRAFESLRKEMQLRFKES is encoded by the coding sequence ATGAACTGGGAGGCATGGTTCCGTCAAACCGTTTTTGTAACGGGCAACTTGAATAAAGTCAAAGAAGCGGAGCGCATTCTGGGCGCCTCGCTCAAGCATGCAACGCTTGAGGGGATTCAGGAGATTCAAACCGCAAGCGTGCAGGAATTGATAAAAGACAAGGCGATGCAGGCGCACGCGAAAATAGGCAAGCCGACGCTGGTGGAAGATTCGGGGCTGATTTTTGAAGCCTGGAATGAGCTTCCCGGAGCGCTGGTGAAGTGGTTCGAAGTCAATGTGGGTTGCGAGGGTATGTTGAAAATGCTGGACGGCTTTGCCGATCGCAAGGCTCGCGCGGTTTGTTGCGCGGCCTGGTATGACGGAGAGACAATGGTTGTGGGGACGGGCGAGGCGGCGGGATCCATCTGTAATGAGATTCGTGGAGAGGGCGGCTTCGGCTGGGATGTGATTTTTATGCCCGAGGGGCATGATCGGACTTTTGCAGAGATGTCGGCGGGTGAAAAGGATGCGATCTCGCATCGCAAACGCGCGTTTGAATCCTTACGCAAAGAAATGCAACTTCGCTTCAAGGAGTCGTGA
- a CDS encoding DUF1566 domain-containing protein, with protein MKSKERFVLASEDVVVDTERRLMWKRTDTMNDLKRWVNYPDSADYARELRENKFAGFDDWRLPTKEEMESLYDESLSNKDRFDKEVHISELFAPGGGISMVAGMVSGRFRTWVMSTRDGSFEHPDGLWTLSDSARAVRTMRDDETITEIS; from the coding sequence ATGAAATCTAAAGAGCGGTTTGTACTGGCTTCAGAAGACGTCGTGGTCGATACGGAACGGCGCTTGATGTGGAAGCGTACCGATACAATGAATGATTTGAAGCGGTGGGTGAATTACCCGGACAGCGCCGATTACGCGCGAGAGTTGAGGGAGAATAAATTCGCGGGTTTCGACGATTGGCGTTTGCCGACAAAAGAAGAGATGGAATCTTTATACGATGAATCGTTATCGAATAAAGATCGTTTTGATAAAGAGGTTCATATATCTGAACTTTTTGCGCCCGGCGGAGGAATCAGTATGGTCGCCGGAATGGTGAGCGGAAGGTTTCGTACATGGGTGATGAGCACTCGGGACGGTTCGTTTGAACATCCCGATGGCTTGTGGACATTGTCGGATTCCGCCCGCGCGGTGCGCACGATGCGGGACGATGAGACAATCACAGAAATTTCCTGA
- the acs gene encoding acetate--CoA ligase has translation MTELYNPPASVAEGAWVKNMQEYQDMYQRSVEDPEGFWAEQAEQFAWFEKWSEVRNYNYNVNDGAIHIEWFKGGKTNICFNCLDRHLETRGDQTAILWEGNEPGEDRKFTYKELHEQVCKFSNVLKRHGVKKGDRVSIYMPMIPELAIAMLACARIGAVHSIVFGGFSATALADRIVDSTCETLITSDGSFRGAKPVPIKTNADKAMELAEAQGVRVKSCIVAKRVGDKIPSPMQEGRDVWWDDVMATASADCPAEPMDAEDILFILYTSGSTGKPKGVQHNVGGYMVFTAMTFKYIFDYHDGDIWWCTADIGWVTGHSYIIYGPLATGATSIMFEGVPTYPDAGRFWSVVDKYKVTQFYTAPTAIRALMSHGEEIPGKYDLSSLKVLGSVGEPINPEAWRWYHRAIGRGRCPVVDTWWQTETGGIMITPLPGCTPAKPGSATLPFFGVKPTVIESETGKVLEGNGVNGVLALSEPWPGQMRTVYGDHARFEETYFKMYPGYYFTGDGCTRDADGYYWITGRVDDVINVSGHRMGTAEVESALVLHPSVAEAAVVGFPHDIKGQGIYAYLTLMDGVEESDALKKDLVQFVRKEIGPIAAPDILHFTPSLPKTRSGKIMRRILRKIAANEADQLGDVSTLADPAVVEALKANHQILTK, from the coding sequence ATGACTGAATTATACAACCCGCCGGCGTCGGTGGCTGAAGGCGCCTGGGTCAAAAATATGCAGGAATATCAGGACATGTATCAACGTTCTGTTGAAGACCCGGAAGGCTTTTGGGCAGAGCAGGCGGAACAGTTTGCCTGGTTTGAGAAATGGTCTGAGGTGAGAAATTATAATTACAACGTCAATGACGGGGCGATTCACATTGAATGGTTCAAGGGCGGCAAGACCAATATCTGCTTCAATTGCCTGGACCGTCATCTGGAAACGCGCGGCGATCAGACGGCGATTCTATGGGAAGGTAACGAGCCGGGCGAGGATCGAAAATTCACATACAAAGAACTGCACGAGCAGGTCTGCAAATTTTCCAATGTTCTGAAACGTCACGGCGTCAAAAAGGGAGATCGGGTTTCGATCTACATGCCGATGATCCCTGAACTCGCAATCGCCATGCTGGCCTGCGCCCGGATTGGCGCGGTTCATTCCATTGTGTTTGGCGGTTTCTCCGCCACAGCGCTGGCGGATCGTATTGTCGATTCGACTTGCGAAACGCTCATCACCTCCGACGGTTCGTTTCGAGGCGCCAAGCCGGTTCCGATAAAAACCAACGCGGACAAGGCGATGGAGTTGGCGGAAGCGCAAGGGGTGCGGGTGAAATCCTGCATCGTCGCCAAACGGGTGGGCGATAAAATTCCTTCGCCCATGCAGGAAGGTCGGGATGTCTGGTGGGACGATGTAATGGCCACCGCTTCGGCAGATTGCCCGGCGGAACCGATGGACGCTGAGGATATCCTGTTCATTCTTTACACTTCCGGCTCGACCGGGAAACCCAAAGGCGTTCAGCACAATGTCGGCGGCTACATGGTTTTCACGGCGATGACCTTCAAATATATTTTTGATTATCACGACGGAGATATCTGGTGGTGCACTGCGGACATCGGTTGGGTGACGGGGCATTCCTACATTATCTACGGACCTCTGGCTACCGGAGCCACGAGCATCATGTTTGAAGGCGTGCCGACTTACCCGGATGCGGGGCGGTTCTGGTCGGTGGTGGACAAGTACAAAGTCACGCAGTTTTACACCGCGCCCACGGCAATTCGCGCCCTGATGTCGCATGGCGAGGAGATTCCGGGCAAGTACGATTTATCATCTTTGAAAGTATTGGGCTCGGTTGGCGAGCCGATCAACCCGGAGGCCTGGAGATGGTATCATCGAGCTATCGGAAGAGGGCGTTGTCCTGTGGTGGACACCTGGTGGCAAACCGAGACCGGGGGAATCATGATTACTCCCTTACCCGGTTGCACGCCCGCCAAACCCGGCTCGGCGACTTTGCCCTTCTTTGGCGTCAAACCGACTGTGATTGAGTCTGAAACCGGAAAAGTTCTCGAAGGCAACGGCGTCAACGGCGTGCTGGCCCTGTCCGAACCCTGGCCGGGGCAAATGCGCACGGTCTATGGCGATCACGCGCGTTTTGAAGAGACCTATTTTAAAATGTATCCCGGTTATTATTTCACCGGCGACGGTTGCACACGCGATGCGGACGGTTATTACTGGATCACCGGGCGGGTGGACGATGTCATCAATGTTTCGGGTCATCGCATGGGCACGGCGGAAGTCGAGTCGGCTCTGGTGCTTCACCCCAGCGTCGCCGAAGCGGCGGTGGTGGGATTCCCGCACGATATCAAGGGGCAGGGGATTTACGCTTACCTGACGCTCATGGACGGTGTTGAAGAATCGGATGCGCTCAAGAAAGACCTGGTTCAGTTCGTGCGCAAGGAAATCGGTCCGATTGCGGCGCCGGACATTCTGCATTTCACTCCCAGTCTCCCCAAGACCCGGTCGGGCAAGATCATGCGCCGGATACTCAGGAAAATAGCCGCCAACGAAGCCGATCAACTGGGCGATGTGTCGACTCTGGCGGATCCGGCGGTGGTGGAAGCTCTAAAAGCCAATCACCAAATCCTCACTAAGTAG